The following are encoded together in the Oncorhynchus nerka isolate Pitt River linkage group LG23, Oner_Uvic_2.0, whole genome shotgun sequence genome:
- the LOC115106714 gene encoding transforming growth factor beta-1-induced transcript 1 protein isoform X1: MDDLGVPDSPNYPLSPRIVVFDALLADLESTSSPLARCPVLLTSDPPVTSDPAPASPQENAQTRPPPPAYTPQQTVSAAMKSNGSQNPNPDKQLYSTVNKPRSPRTADPPPPAFSSSSVLGGGLSELDHLLQELNATQFNITDEILAQFPTTKKDERDKIKEFQGSKDKVTTPYPSSVKPSATSATLELDKLMASLSDFRVQSTNATEFKTAEPQSHAVYCDVRRPRLDNSQLNEPAPAVTPVITVPQHPVPPPQASSGGSLDSMLGLLQSDLTRQGVPTSSKGSCSACQKPVVGQVVTALGRVWHPEHFVCSECETELGSRNFFEKDGQPYCESDYFTLYSPHCAHCNKPILNKMVTALDKNWHPECFCCVKCSRAFGEEGFHDREGQQYCQQCFLSLFASRCQGCTQPILENYISALNSLWHPQCFVCRECYCPFVNGSFFEHEGQPLCEAHYHQSRGSMCQACQQPILGRCVTAMGAKFHPHHLVCHFCLKPLSKGCFKEQENKPYCHPCFIKLFG; encoded by the exons ATGGATGATTTGG GAGTTCCTGACTCACCTAACTACCCTCTCAGTCCTCGTATTGTTGTGTTTG ACGCCCTCCTCGCTGACCTAGAGAGCACCAGCTCTCCCCTGGCCAGGTGCCCAGTCCTGCTTACCTCTGATCCCCCGGTGACATCTGACCCCGCGCCTGCCAGCCCTCAGGAAAACGCCCAGACCAGGCCACCGCCTCCAGCTTACACACCCCAGCAG ACGGTGTCTGCTGCAATGAAGTCCAATGGTTCTCAGAACCCAAACCCAGACAAACAACTGTACAG CACAGTGAATAAGCCTCGCTCCCCCCGCACGGCCGACCCTCCTCCCCcggccttctcctcctcctctgtgttaGGAGGGGGTCTCAGCGAACTGGACCACCTTCTGCAGGAGCTCAACGCCACTCAGTTCAACATCACAG ATGAGATTCTGGCCCAGTTTCCCACCACTAAAAAGGATGAGAGGGACAAGATAAAAGAGTTCCAGGGGTCCAAGGACAAGGTCACAACACCCTACCCCAG TTCGGTGAAGCCGTCAGCCACCTCAGCTACACTTGAGCTGGACAAACTCATGGCCTCTCTGTCTGACTTCAGAGTCCAGAGCACA AACGCTACAGAGTTCAAAACTGCGGAGCCGCAGAGCCATGCGGTCTATTGTGACGTACGTCGCCCGCGACTTGATAACAGCCAGTTAAATGAG CCAGCTCCAGCTGTCACACCAGTgatcacagtaccacagcatcCGGTCCCGCCCCCACAAGCCTCTTCCGGCGGCTCATTGGACAGCATGCTGGGGCTCCTCCAATCGGATTTAACCAGGCAGGGAGTCCCCACATCCTCCAAGGGTAGCTGCTCGGCCTGTCAGAAACCGGTTGTAGGACAG GTGGTGACTGCTCTGGGGCGGGTATGGCACCCGGAACACTTTGTGTGCTCGGAGTGTGAGACAGAACTGGGCAGCCGGAACTTCTTCGAAAAGGATGGTCAGCCATACTGCGAGTCGGACTACTTTACCCTCTACTCTCCCCACTGCGCACACTGCAACAAGCCCATACTCAAT AAAATGGTCACCGCCCTGGACAAGAATTGGCACCCGGAGTGTTTCTGTTGCGTCAAGTGTAGCCGGGCATTCGGAGAGGAAG GTTTCCATGACCGTGAGGGTCAGCAGTACTGCCAGCAGTGCTTCTTGTCCCTCTTCGCCTCCCGTTGCCAAGGATGCACTCAGCCAATCCTGGAGAACTACATCTCTGCCCTCAACTCCCTGTGGCACCCGCAGTGCTTTGTGTgcagg GAGTGCTACTGCCCCTTTGTCAACGGCAGCTTCTTCGAGCACGAGGGCCAGCCGCTGTGCGAGGCCCACTACCACCAGTCGCGCGGCAGCATGTGCCAGGCGTGCCAACAGCCCATCCTAGGCCGCTGCGTCACCGCCATGGGTGCCAAATTCCACCCGCACCACCTGGTGTGCCACTTCTGCCTCAAGCCCCTCAGCAAGGGCTGTTTCAAAGAGCAGGAGAACAAGCCCTACTGCCATCCCTGCTTCATCAAACTCTTCGGCTGA
- the LOC115106714 gene encoding transforming growth factor beta-1-induced transcript 1 protein isoform X3, producing the protein MDDLGVPDSPNYPLSPRIVVFDALLADLESTSSPLARCPVLLTSDPPVTSDPAPASPQENAQTRPPPPAYTPQQTVSAAMKSNGSQNPNPDKQLYSTVNKPRSPRTADPPPPAFSSSSVLGGGLSELDHLLQELNATQFNITDEILAQFPTTKKDERDKIKEFQGSKDKVTTPYPSSVKPSATSATLELDKLMASLSDFRVQSTPAPAVTPVITVPQHPVPPPQASSGGSLDSMLGLLQSDLTRQGVPTSSKGSCSACQKPVVGQVVTALGRVWHPEHFVCSECETELGSRNFFEKDGQPYCESDYFTLYSPHCAHCNKPILNKMVTALDKNWHPECFCCVKCSRAFGEEGFHDREGQQYCQQCFLSLFASRCQGCTQPILENYISALNSLWHPQCFVCRECYCPFVNGSFFEHEGQPLCEAHYHQSRGSMCQACQQPILGRCVTAMGAKFHPHHLVCHFCLKPLSKGCFKEQENKPYCHPCFIKLFG; encoded by the exons ATGGATGATTTGG GAGTTCCTGACTCACCTAACTACCCTCTCAGTCCTCGTATTGTTGTGTTTG ACGCCCTCCTCGCTGACCTAGAGAGCACCAGCTCTCCCCTGGCCAGGTGCCCAGTCCTGCTTACCTCTGATCCCCCGGTGACATCTGACCCCGCGCCTGCCAGCCCTCAGGAAAACGCCCAGACCAGGCCACCGCCTCCAGCTTACACACCCCAGCAG ACGGTGTCTGCTGCAATGAAGTCCAATGGTTCTCAGAACCCAAACCCAGACAAACAACTGTACAG CACAGTGAATAAGCCTCGCTCCCCCCGCACGGCCGACCCTCCTCCCCcggccttctcctcctcctctgtgttaGGAGGGGGTCTCAGCGAACTGGACCACCTTCTGCAGGAGCTCAACGCCACTCAGTTCAACATCACAG ATGAGATTCTGGCCCAGTTTCCCACCACTAAAAAGGATGAGAGGGACAAGATAAAAGAGTTCCAGGGGTCCAAGGACAAGGTCACAACACCCTACCCCAG TTCGGTGAAGCCGTCAGCCACCTCAGCTACACTTGAGCTGGACAAACTCATGGCCTCTCTGTCTGACTTCAGAGTCCAGAGCACA CCAGCTCCAGCTGTCACACCAGTgatcacagtaccacagcatcCGGTCCCGCCCCCACAAGCCTCTTCCGGCGGCTCATTGGACAGCATGCTGGGGCTCCTCCAATCGGATTTAACCAGGCAGGGAGTCCCCACATCCTCCAAGGGTAGCTGCTCGGCCTGTCAGAAACCGGTTGTAGGACAG GTGGTGACTGCTCTGGGGCGGGTATGGCACCCGGAACACTTTGTGTGCTCGGAGTGTGAGACAGAACTGGGCAGCCGGAACTTCTTCGAAAAGGATGGTCAGCCATACTGCGAGTCGGACTACTTTACCCTCTACTCTCCCCACTGCGCACACTGCAACAAGCCCATACTCAAT AAAATGGTCACCGCCCTGGACAAGAATTGGCACCCGGAGTGTTTCTGTTGCGTCAAGTGTAGCCGGGCATTCGGAGAGGAAG GTTTCCATGACCGTGAGGGTCAGCAGTACTGCCAGCAGTGCTTCTTGTCCCTCTTCGCCTCCCGTTGCCAAGGATGCACTCAGCCAATCCTGGAGAACTACATCTCTGCCCTCAACTCCCTGTGGCACCCGCAGTGCTTTGTGTgcagg GAGTGCTACTGCCCCTTTGTCAACGGCAGCTTCTTCGAGCACGAGGGCCAGCCGCTGTGCGAGGCCCACTACCACCAGTCGCGCGGCAGCATGTGCCAGGCGTGCCAACAGCCCATCCTAGGCCGCTGCGTCACCGCCATGGGTGCCAAATTCCACCCGCACCACCTGGTGTGCCACTTCTGCCTCAAGCCCCTCAGCAAGGGCTGTTTCAAAGAGCAGGAGAACAAGCCCTACTGCCATCCCTGCTTCATCAAACTCTTCGGCTGA
- the LOC115106714 gene encoding transforming growth factor beta-1-induced transcript 1 protein isoform X2: MDDLDALLADLESTSSPLARCPVLLTSDPPVTSDPAPASPQENAQTRPPPPAYTPQQTVSAAMKSNGSQNPNPDKQLYSTVNKPRSPRTADPPPPAFSSSSVLGGGLSELDHLLQELNATQFNITDEILAQFPTTKKDERDKIKEFQGSKDKVTTPYPSSVKPSATSATLELDKLMASLSDFRVQSTNATEFKTAEPQSHAVYCDVRRPRLDNSQLNEPAPAVTPVITVPQHPVPPPQASSGGSLDSMLGLLQSDLTRQGVPTSSKGSCSACQKPVVGQVVTALGRVWHPEHFVCSECETELGSRNFFEKDGQPYCESDYFTLYSPHCAHCNKPILNKMVTALDKNWHPECFCCVKCSRAFGEEGFHDREGQQYCQQCFLSLFASRCQGCTQPILENYISALNSLWHPQCFVCRECYCPFVNGSFFEHEGQPLCEAHYHQSRGSMCQACQQPILGRCVTAMGAKFHPHHLVCHFCLKPLSKGCFKEQENKPYCHPCFIKLFG, from the exons ATGGATGATTTGG ACGCCCTCCTCGCTGACCTAGAGAGCACCAGCTCTCCCCTGGCCAGGTGCCCAGTCCTGCTTACCTCTGATCCCCCGGTGACATCTGACCCCGCGCCTGCCAGCCCTCAGGAAAACGCCCAGACCAGGCCACCGCCTCCAGCTTACACACCCCAGCAG ACGGTGTCTGCTGCAATGAAGTCCAATGGTTCTCAGAACCCAAACCCAGACAAACAACTGTACAG CACAGTGAATAAGCCTCGCTCCCCCCGCACGGCCGACCCTCCTCCCCcggccttctcctcctcctctgtgttaGGAGGGGGTCTCAGCGAACTGGACCACCTTCTGCAGGAGCTCAACGCCACTCAGTTCAACATCACAG ATGAGATTCTGGCCCAGTTTCCCACCACTAAAAAGGATGAGAGGGACAAGATAAAAGAGTTCCAGGGGTCCAAGGACAAGGTCACAACACCCTACCCCAG TTCGGTGAAGCCGTCAGCCACCTCAGCTACACTTGAGCTGGACAAACTCATGGCCTCTCTGTCTGACTTCAGAGTCCAGAGCACA AACGCTACAGAGTTCAAAACTGCGGAGCCGCAGAGCCATGCGGTCTATTGTGACGTACGTCGCCCGCGACTTGATAACAGCCAGTTAAATGAG CCAGCTCCAGCTGTCACACCAGTgatcacagtaccacagcatcCGGTCCCGCCCCCACAAGCCTCTTCCGGCGGCTCATTGGACAGCATGCTGGGGCTCCTCCAATCGGATTTAACCAGGCAGGGAGTCCCCACATCCTCCAAGGGTAGCTGCTCGGCCTGTCAGAAACCGGTTGTAGGACAG GTGGTGACTGCTCTGGGGCGGGTATGGCACCCGGAACACTTTGTGTGCTCGGAGTGTGAGACAGAACTGGGCAGCCGGAACTTCTTCGAAAAGGATGGTCAGCCATACTGCGAGTCGGACTACTTTACCCTCTACTCTCCCCACTGCGCACACTGCAACAAGCCCATACTCAAT AAAATGGTCACCGCCCTGGACAAGAATTGGCACCCGGAGTGTTTCTGTTGCGTCAAGTGTAGCCGGGCATTCGGAGAGGAAG GTTTCCATGACCGTGAGGGTCAGCAGTACTGCCAGCAGTGCTTCTTGTCCCTCTTCGCCTCCCGTTGCCAAGGATGCACTCAGCCAATCCTGGAGAACTACATCTCTGCCCTCAACTCCCTGTGGCACCCGCAGTGCTTTGTGTgcagg GAGTGCTACTGCCCCTTTGTCAACGGCAGCTTCTTCGAGCACGAGGGCCAGCCGCTGTGCGAGGCCCACTACCACCAGTCGCGCGGCAGCATGTGCCAGGCGTGCCAACAGCCCATCCTAGGCCGCTGCGTCACCGCCATGGGTGCCAAATTCCACCCGCACCACCTGGTGTGCCACTTCTGCCTCAAGCCCCTCAGCAAGGGCTGTTTCAAAGAGCAGGAGAACAAGCCCTACTGCCATCCCTGCTTCATCAAACTCTTCGGCTGA
- the LOC115106714 gene encoding transforming growth factor beta-1-induced transcript 1 protein isoform X4 — MDDLDALLADLESTSSPLARCPVLLTSDPPVTSDPAPASPQENAQTRPPPPAYTPQQTVSAAMKSNGSQNPNPDKQLYSTVNKPRSPRTADPPPPAFSSSSVLGGGLSELDHLLQELNATQFNITDEILAQFPTTKKDERDKIKEFQGSKDKVTTPYPSSVKPSATSATLELDKLMASLSDFRVQSTPAPAVTPVITVPQHPVPPPQASSGGSLDSMLGLLQSDLTRQGVPTSSKGSCSACQKPVVGQVVTALGRVWHPEHFVCSECETELGSRNFFEKDGQPYCESDYFTLYSPHCAHCNKPILNKMVTALDKNWHPECFCCVKCSRAFGEEGFHDREGQQYCQQCFLSLFASRCQGCTQPILENYISALNSLWHPQCFVCRECYCPFVNGSFFEHEGQPLCEAHYHQSRGSMCQACQQPILGRCVTAMGAKFHPHHLVCHFCLKPLSKGCFKEQENKPYCHPCFIKLFG, encoded by the exons ATGGATGATTTGG ACGCCCTCCTCGCTGACCTAGAGAGCACCAGCTCTCCCCTGGCCAGGTGCCCAGTCCTGCTTACCTCTGATCCCCCGGTGACATCTGACCCCGCGCCTGCCAGCCCTCAGGAAAACGCCCAGACCAGGCCACCGCCTCCAGCTTACACACCCCAGCAG ACGGTGTCTGCTGCAATGAAGTCCAATGGTTCTCAGAACCCAAACCCAGACAAACAACTGTACAG CACAGTGAATAAGCCTCGCTCCCCCCGCACGGCCGACCCTCCTCCCCcggccttctcctcctcctctgtgttaGGAGGGGGTCTCAGCGAACTGGACCACCTTCTGCAGGAGCTCAACGCCACTCAGTTCAACATCACAG ATGAGATTCTGGCCCAGTTTCCCACCACTAAAAAGGATGAGAGGGACAAGATAAAAGAGTTCCAGGGGTCCAAGGACAAGGTCACAACACCCTACCCCAG TTCGGTGAAGCCGTCAGCCACCTCAGCTACACTTGAGCTGGACAAACTCATGGCCTCTCTGTCTGACTTCAGAGTCCAGAGCACA CCAGCTCCAGCTGTCACACCAGTgatcacagtaccacagcatcCGGTCCCGCCCCCACAAGCCTCTTCCGGCGGCTCATTGGACAGCATGCTGGGGCTCCTCCAATCGGATTTAACCAGGCAGGGAGTCCCCACATCCTCCAAGGGTAGCTGCTCGGCCTGTCAGAAACCGGTTGTAGGACAG GTGGTGACTGCTCTGGGGCGGGTATGGCACCCGGAACACTTTGTGTGCTCGGAGTGTGAGACAGAACTGGGCAGCCGGAACTTCTTCGAAAAGGATGGTCAGCCATACTGCGAGTCGGACTACTTTACCCTCTACTCTCCCCACTGCGCACACTGCAACAAGCCCATACTCAAT AAAATGGTCACCGCCCTGGACAAGAATTGGCACCCGGAGTGTTTCTGTTGCGTCAAGTGTAGCCGGGCATTCGGAGAGGAAG GTTTCCATGACCGTGAGGGTCAGCAGTACTGCCAGCAGTGCTTCTTGTCCCTCTTCGCCTCCCGTTGCCAAGGATGCACTCAGCCAATCCTGGAGAACTACATCTCTGCCCTCAACTCCCTGTGGCACCCGCAGTGCTTTGTGTgcagg GAGTGCTACTGCCCCTTTGTCAACGGCAGCTTCTTCGAGCACGAGGGCCAGCCGCTGTGCGAGGCCCACTACCACCAGTCGCGCGGCAGCATGTGCCAGGCGTGCCAACAGCCCATCCTAGGCCGCTGCGTCACCGCCATGGGTGCCAAATTCCACCCGCACCACCTGGTGTGCCACTTCTGCCTCAAGCCCCTCAGCAAGGGCTGTTTCAAAGAGCAGGAGAACAAGCCCTACTGCCATCCCTGCTTCATCAAACTCTTCGGCTGA